The Ovis aries strain OAR_USU_Benz2616 breed Rambouillet chromosome X, ARS-UI_Ramb_v3.0, whole genome shotgun sequence genomic sequence TCAGCCTATTCCAGGCTCCTGAGGCTCTCCTGTGATGAATCTATGGGTGAAAAATGATATTAGGGCTTTTTGCAATACCTGGATTTCTGCCTCACCAGACAGAGTGGAGTTTGAGTTTCGGCTGAGGGAAGTGGATTATTTGGCAATgagttctttgttcttttctgtcatcctctgtctcccctcagGACCCACCATTTGTCTCCCAGAGCCTACACAGAAGGGCGGGAGTTGGGGCTGGGCTATAACCGCCAGGAGGGTGACAGGTGGTCTCCTCCTCCACCACACCCCCAGCCCCAAAGACTTAGAGGCAGTCTCACCTACCAGCCTCTACCAAAGCCAGGTAAATTCCTTCTTCTTCTCTTGTCTTCTGTGCTCAGTGCTCCTTCCACAGTGATTGATGGACAGTCTGGCAGCAGGACAGAGGGAACGACAGATAGCCGGCTTTGGAAAACTACAGTGTAGTGGATGGATCAGAAATGAGAACACAGGTCCCTTTTCTGAATTTCCAGCCTTTGAGCTTAAAACATTTCTCACACCCTCCTGACTTTCCTAACACTggtttccccacccctccccccttgTCGTCCGCCATTTCCCCAGCAAAGGCCGCCACACCCCTTTCCCTGCGCTGAAATGGGAGGGGGTATGGAGGAAAGGGCCTGGAGAGGGCGGCTCAGACCCGGGCCTCAGCGATCCCAGCCTCCCGCCCTCAtccccaccgccacccccacccagggGCCAAGGCTCATCCCACCTTCACAGCGACCTGCACGGTCCCAAGGCACTTTGGTCCTTCCCTCGCCGCGACTTTCCCCGGCGATCTACGGGCCAACAGATCTACAAACCTGCAGACAGACGGTGGGGGGTCGGGGGGAGACAGAGTGCTTGGTGGACGGAGCAGCACTCGGGACAGGAGTGTCCTGATCCTGAACCCTTTCTTTCCTCGGAGACTCTGTACCAGCCACTCACTTCCCTCACCCGCCGCCCGAAGTCCGCCAATTCCTTCCATGAAAATGGGCATGAGGAGGGGGACGGCAGTATTTAGAAAGTAGGCGAGAAGGGGACACAGACCCCTGTCTGCCGGAACCTGGATCCGTGGCGCTCTTGGCCTTCTCCCAGCCCCGTCTCCCTCCAAGCAGAGCCCACGCTCATACCGACCTGCAACGCCCGTGGCCACTTTCCTTCCTTCACGCGCCTGCAGAGTGATATAGGGGGCTGGTACCCAGACGGAGGCGACTAGCAGTACTTCTGGTCTAGGCAGCTCTGGTCACGTGACGACCGCGTCACCACTGAGCTCTGGCCCCCAATTTCCACTCCCACAAGCAGTGCGGCAGGCGCCAGCCTGCCCCGTACCTCCCCCCATCACAAGGGGCCTTGTTACTCTTTTCCTCTGTAACAATGCCAGAAGTGACCAGGGCTCTCTGTGTTTGCATTTGCTTTCTCTAATTACAGAAAAGGGCAACACTTTTCCTGGGTCTGTCATTTACTTACACTTCTTTTGAGGGGAATGTCTTACCCTTTCTTTGGCTCTGAAACTCCTGTCccctctttcttcatttctacCCCTTCCCACATGCATTCTCTACACCAAAATTAAGCAGAGGGGCAGGAAATAAAAGCCCAAGTAACAGCGAGatttttgttcctatttttaatatattcatattctatttcttccattctttcttaATTGACTCAAGTTACTATTTTGTAGTCAGAAAATACaaatccgtgtgtgtgtgtataaaacaaaATTTCCTAGTTAATACGAAGACCTCATTGATTTAAGCTAATTTGtacattgaaaacattttcttctgactGCAGAGGAGATAGCAGCTTTCAAATAGCATATGAAACTATAAAAACATACCcttacaaacaaagccagtgtgCTTTTAATATGATTTATAAATTAATGGATAAAATGAATCTATAGTAAATTGGTCAGTGTTTTAATTGTGACCAGTTTAAAGAAGTGAACCACTATCCCTTTCTTCTTGGCTGAACTCATAGCGTTATGTGTTAGAGAACTGCTAGATGGCTTCCTTTCTGGTTTTGAAGGACAGACTCTCCGCAGACCCCAAATTCCAATGAATCTTATGTCTTCAGATGAAGCTTACAAATTAGTAACTTCAAAGATTAGCTTGCTCTTCATTCAAAGCTCTATTTAAAATCTATTCTCAAGTTTCATGGTGTAACCCATAAATCATCCAGAAATCAGAGGATTCCCTGCTATCCCATTGATGAAAATGATAGTGGAATTTTCGTTTGATCACGACACTGGTGAAAGACCTCCGGTATTTGTCATTTGTGCCCTGTCTGTCCCCTTGGTAGTGCCTGGTGTTCAGCCTTTTCCAGTGGAAATAATGGTGAGGGTCTGTGGGTGACTGTAAATCACTGCCACAACCTGACAGCCCTTGAGATCCGCTGCCTTTTCCCCTCACAAACGGCATAGGTCACGGGACCCCAAGCAGTGTTGCCAGGAAAAAGAGGCCTTTTCACCCTCTCCCTTCTGTTACAATTTCATTGTACCATCTATACAAGTCCCTCAGAATAATCCCAGAAGGTAGGGACAAAGTCTGCAGAACTTAGTTCCCAGACATCCAGCTGTCCCCGCCGGGGTGTCATGCTCTAAATATAAACCCTTCAGGCAGCCTCTTTCTTAGAACATTGAAATCTGACACCCCAGCAGGAAGCTCCCTGGGTGAGGGGCCCCTGTGTGGAGGAGGCCCTTTCAGGAGGTGAACCAGGAAGCCCAGAGTGCCTTGCTGGTGAAAAATTCACAAGTCAAGAACATGTCACAACTTTCTGGTCTTCCTTAAACATTTATAGTTCAAACATACCGACATTACAACTCATCTCTCTCTAAACCCCTAACTCATTTGTTTTGCCATCCTCTCCTTACCCTGTTCTTCTTATCATCCTTTATTTTACTTCTCCAAAGGAAGTGATTTATATTTACGAAgccttactaacagaacttgcAGATTTCACTATCATTCTTTTGGCTGCTAAGAACTTAAAAAGTAGCTTTTATTTATCTTGAGTATATACATTAGAAAGAACTGCAGAGCATGTAAAACTTAAGAAATACAGGTGTCATTGACTTGCCTCTACAATAAGGACTCATTCCACAACTCTTACTTAGCCATGCTTCAGGGACAAAAGATCCGCTCCTACCTCTCCTCGTTAGTTACAAATCTCTCTCCCTTTtggtatatttttcaatttttccagTGTATAACCCCTGACTACCACTCTCCCAGGCTGTCAGATCTTTCCTGTTTGGATCCACTCCCTCTCTTAAACTTCCTAAACCCCATGGGAATGATAACCCTGTCAATTCTCGTGGTCATTTTGATCCACAATTCCTACCAAGGAAGCTGGGGACTGACATATAAAATCTATTTTCCTTCCGTTATACACccaccaacaaatatttatttaagggCATGCTATTTGCCTGACATACCATTTGAAAAGCAAAACGGGAAAATCCTTAAGCAATCCCTCAGACAAGTCTTCAAAAGACTATGTGAGTCCACTGTCAAAAAGAACCTCTTGGCTTAAATCAGCATATGGTCATATATGATGCATGATTtataacatattcaaaaacagaaaaggatCAGCAGACGGTAACACTGATAGAATTTTGGagggtaagaaaaataaatgatagaagATTGTTATCTTTAAAAGGTGTATTACTTTTTGTATCGTGTTGTTTCTGTGTTGTGTATTAGTTTTGTTTGAttgcaagcaacagaaagcaCATCTGTTTAACTTAAACAGTGAGGGCATTTCGAAGACCAGCATCAGCTCTGAGGTGTCAAGGTAGGAGGAACCGATAGATGGTCTCTTCAGGACGCCATAAACTTCCACTGATGTTTGGTTTTTCTATCTTTGCTCAGGTTTAAACTTCAGTAAGAGAGTAAGTATTCAGTTGGTTTGTTTTGGGCACAATGACCACCCTTTTGCTGTGGAAAATGACAGGGCATGTAAAATGTGAAAtgcacttcctttcttttcccagaGAGAACTGTAAACTGTTTCAGAGGTTATTGTTGATTTGCAGGAGCACTTTAACTACTTGGGATATGCATCTTTTGTCCAGTTGTGACTGAGGCGCTGGGGGTCTATCTGCCACAGCATGCTTTAGTTGTCACTGAGCATTAGAGAGGTGCACTTCTGAAATGGTGGTGCACTTCTGAAATGGTGGTGCACAAGGCTGCCTTCTAGGCCAAAGCCCCCTGACTTCCTTGACAGGATTCCACACGGTCGCATCGATAGTACAAAGTCTTGTGCTCAGCCCTTCAGGATCAACACCTGAATTTGTCTGTATAGTGAGAGCAGATGCCTGTATCAAATAAAGACTCTCATTCAGAGAGACATATATAAATCTATATCTGAATGCCCAAACCCACGGATCACTGCATTTCCTCTGTAAGACGGCCACAGGGAAGCTAAGTTTCACAACGAAATGACAACTGAAAAATTTATCCTGAGAAGTACAACCATCAGGGGTACTAGAGGTTTCTGTTAGTTTTACCAGCCCCTTCTCTCCCCGTTGGCAAGCTACTACTTGGGAAGCCACAACTTCAGAAGGTTGCGTGGTAAGCCTGCAATCAGAGAGCAAGGGCATCGGTGCACTTTAAGAAGTGGCTTTCATCTAAGAAACTTGAAGTACACTTACATATCATGGGGATGGCTCTGCCAAAGAAAGCTAATTTTTCCACGCATCTCAGCCAAGACTTCCTCTCCTCCAGACAGTGCTTGGGTGGGAACTATCAACACTTGCCTCTGACTCTTCTCTTCATAGACTCCTGTTTGAATAAGCCCCCTCGCTGCACATGATCTTTCTCTAAACACAGAATCATACAGTTGATTTGCTTTCTGCTTACTAACTTTCAGTCATATCCTGTTCATCTTCACCTTACACAGTCTTGTAtatcaattgtatctcaataaaaatggaagaaaaaatacattttagtcATATCCTAGTACTATTTTTCAGAAGTTACATTGATATGAATTTCTCTGGAATTTTGCCTGTTCCCAAATTTCCCAGTCTCTTGATTTACTCCCATATTGTCTGTGGATCTTAAACTTTTTAGACTCAGATAACAACCTTATATCTTAACTATCAGGGCATATCACACTGTAGACCCTGTGTCATgacattatttccttatttttcccaCTCTTAAAAGTTCGCTCGTTGGTGACAGGTGACTTGTTGAATTCATCAATACAGTCAGTGAAAAGGTTTCACACTAATTGCTAGATGCTGAGTTCAGCCAGTTTTGACTTGGTCTAACACCTCTAACAACCTACTCCGTTTAAAAATGCTGTTGTCCATTTGTATTTTTTGTAATGTTCTTTGTATGTCGCTCACTTTGTCAGTGTGCATGCCTCCTATCTGACAGGCATCCGACATACTTGTGATTACCACTCAACCTTTTCTGTGTAGCTGGCTTCTGAGGGCTCCTGTGCCTTGCtaactgatgaaagtgaaagtcttgtTTAGAAGACTGGCTTAGTTAGAAGATTTATGTATTCTCAGACACTCTGATGAGCTTATTCAGGATTGTGTTATGTGCTAGGCCCCAGAAGACACTAAGATTGCTTTGAGTGAAGTGTGTAACACTCCCTACAAGTGAGAACATGTGGGACTTTTGGAGGCCATCACCCAACATCACTctcccactcttttttttttttttttaccaaatgaaaatagctttacagccatttttttcctcctaaaaagAATGCAGTCTGGGGGTGGGAAAGGGCAGAActgaaagaacaacaacaaaaaataaaacagtaagtaAGGGAAAAACTGCATTCACTCCAGGTCTCCTTTTCTGGtggctttttcttttcagatctGGGACTAGATTTCAGAGGAAATGGTAGACATTTAtagctgggaggcagggaggtggaAGGAGAGGTTACTGTCCCAGGAGTCCAGGGAAGGAAGAGgcaatttttcaaaaagtacaAGTGGCCAGTAACCCCAGGGGAAGATGCTGTCCCTTTCTGGTAATCAGAGGAAGGCAAAGACAACTACAGGGAGATGggattaggaaagaaaaaaaagagtaacaaGGCCTGccgtgggggagggaagggaggggggcGGGCCCTCTTCTGCcgcactgctggtgggaggggAAATTGGGGACCAGAGTTGGTGGATGACGTAGGTCTCACGTGACCAAGAGCTGACGTGTGCAGAAGTCCTTCTTGTTCTGGTCGTTGTTCCCGTCTGAGTATCAGCTCCCCATTGCCCCGAGGGCCAGCGGGCCTGCAGCAgaggaaagaaggaggaggagaaggagattgTCCCGGATCCGTGCAGGTCAGTGCCTGGGAGAGTCCAGAAGGTGGGGGTGGCTGAGGGTGCAGGGCGGAAACCGTCGCGGATCCTGGGGCGCCTCCGTCGTCTCTTCCACTCGCCGCCGGCTTTCCAAGACGTCTGTCCCGCCCGCAGCCCATTCTGATGCTGCGAAATGGTGAGCAGGGGGGTGTTTGGGAGGAGCTCAGAGATCGGGACGTGGGAATCTGGTGGGAACCGAGGCCGTAATCTGGAAAGGGAGCTGTACGCTGGGTGTTGGCCCCCAGTCCTCCAGGACGGTGCCAGAGGGGAAAGGCTggacatggggaggggaggtgcaCCGTGATGTGTCAGCAGAACCCCGAGAAGGGTCGAAGGGGTGGAAACCTTTGACAGCCAGGCCTCCGAATTAAGGACAGAGTTTTCTGTTCTGGGGACCGGTCCGTCCACCAAGCACTAGGTCGCGGCAGTTTCCCGTCTTTCTTACTGTGACTGCGTCTTCCTGACCGTGGCTCTGTGTCTCGTGGATCCGAGCCTCTCCCGGGTTGCCAGTCTTTCCATAGGTTGCGGCACCACACCAGgctaaagaagaggaaggaaattaaCCCCGATCCGTGAAGGTCGATTTGAGGGTAAGACCATCTAGAGACCCTAACGGGGGCGTtgggaggatggggtggggagaaacCAGAGGTAGCGATAATCTAGGTTAGGTCTGAGTCTGAGTGTGTTTCTCACACTCTTGGGACTGTGGCGAAATGgcgtgcagtgtgtgtgtgtgcgtgcgcgcgcgtgtgtcgtggggggtggggtgggggagaatgaCAGAAGGGAAACCTATCAGATAGTTTGTTCGTAATCCTCTTCTCTCAACAGCACTTAGTCCCCATGTTTTCGATCTGTCATCCTGCAGGTCTGCTGTAGCAGGTGGCACCAGTTTAAACGAGGGAGGAAGTTTCCTCGGATCAGTAGAGGTCGGTTTGGGCATGGGGGCTGCCTGGAATGGGGGAGGGGTTGGAAATTGCCCACGGTTGGACAGGCTCACCCCATGTTATTTCCCCAACAACTCTCCATTTCAGGCTAGAGAAGCGGCAGGCATGTGCATGTTTTGGATGGCAGAGAGAGGttgtcttttctgtattttttttcttaatctgacAACCTAGATAGGTGAATCAGGAAAGCAACAAATGGAGGAGCAGTCAATCCATCAAGGCTTCAGTTCTCACTGGCTCTGGTCTCTCTGCAGATTGCAAGGGTTGTTGGGCGTGGCACATCTccaggggagggaagaaggggcaAACTGCCTGTCTGGAGGAGGTTAGTGCAATGGTGCCACTCCCTGGGAACATCCAAGGTTGGGGTAGCTGAGGCCCCAGCAGAGAGAATGCGCTCCACTGCCTTTATCTAGGCTTGGGGAGGAGGTGGGCTGGGGAGAGTGAAATGAGGGGGAAAGAGTTTGTTAATAATCTACATTTTCTACCAAGAACTCATTTGCTTGTCTCTCTGTACAACTCTCTGCAGAGGACAACTCAAGGAGAAGAGAAACTCAAACCCCGTTTTCTTTCTCCACCCCTAGGTCCACCTCCAGAATCAGTTGCCGTGGCCTTGAAGTGGCTGAAGACAATCATCCTCCACAGGCCTGCACCCAGGCCAGGCCCAtagccctcctcccccagcctgaGTGACCACTCTGTTCCTTGGTCCCTGATACCATCAGGGACGATTGCATGGGCTACGCCAGGAAAGTAGGCTGGGTGACTGCGGGACTGGTGATTGGGGCTGGCGCCTGCTATTGCATTTATAGACTGAccagaggaagaaaacagaacaagGAGAAAATGGCTGAGGGAGGGTCTGGGGATGTGGATGATGTTGGGGATTGTCCTGGGGCCAGGTACAATGACTGgtctgatgatgatgatgacaacagTGAGAACAAAGGTATAGTATGGTACCCACCTTGGGCCCGGATTGGGACTGAGGCTGGAACCAGAGCGAGGGCCAGGGCAAGGGCCAGGGCCACCCGGGCTCGTCGAGCTGTCCAGAAAAGGGCTTCCCCCAATTCTGATGATACTATTTTGTCCCCTCAAGAGCTGCAGAAAGTTCTTTGCTTGGTTGAGATGTCTGAAAAGCCTTATATTCTTGAAGCAGCTTTAATTGCTCTGGGTAACAATGCTGCTTATGCATTTAACAGAGATATTATTCGTGATCTGGGTGGTCTCCCAATTGTTGCAAAGATTCTCAATACTCGGGATCCCATAGTGAAGGAAAAGGCTTTAATTGTCCTAAATAACTTGAGTGTGAATGCTGAAAATCAGCGCAGGCTTAAGATATACATGAATCAAGTCTGTGATGACACAATCACTTCTCGATTGAACTCATCTGTGCAGCTGGCAGGTCTAAGATTGCTTACGAACATGACTGTTACTAATGAGTATCAGCACATGCTTGCTAATTCCATTTCAGACTTTTTCCGTTTATTTTCAGCAGGAAATGAAGAAACCAAATTTCAGGTCTTGAAACTCCTTTTGAATTTGGCTGAAAATCCAGCCATGACTAGAGAACTGCTCAGGGCCCAAGTACCATCCTCGCTGGGTTCCCTCTTTAACAAGAAGGAGAACAAAGAGGTGATTCTGAAGCTTCTGGTCATATTCGAGAACATAAACGACAATTTTAAATGGGAGGAAAATGAATCTACTCAGAATCAATTCAGCGAAggttcacttttttcctttttgaaagaatttcaggTGTGTGCTGATAAGATTCTGGGGCTAGAAAGTCATCATGATAttttggtaaaagtgaaagttggaaAATTCGTGGCCAAACTGGCTGAGAATATGTTCCCAAAGAGCCAGGAATAAGTTCTTGATTTTGTAGTTTAGAAGCAACACATGTTGTAAACtattccttttctccaccttGTCTATATGGTAAAGGAATCCTTTCAGCTGCCAGTTTTGAGTAATGAATATCATATTGTATCATCAATGCTGATATTTATCTGAGTTGGTCTGCAGGCCTAAGCTGGATGAATGAATATCACTACCTGTTCTGAAAATGTTTGTTGCTTTTTATCTCACTGCCTAgattgaaatatttttactatttcttcTGCATAAGTGACAGTGAACCAATTCCTCACAAATAAGCTCCCTCCTGTCATTTGCATTGACTGCATTTGTGTATCATCAATGAAGTTGTGTGTTAatgctggaaagaaaaaaaagagaaaccataCTTATCTTTCGGTTTATAGTCTAgttggagagataagaaaacatacaaacaaaaagaaaacaatatctcAAGCATATACTCTTTGTTAAATACTCGCACTCAGAGCGCAGAGAAAGCAAAGGTTTCTGCAGGATACAGTAGTCAGCTACAGATTTATGGAGGAAGTGTTCATTTCAAATGAATCCTCAGTGGGGTAGGTAGTTAGGGAGTTCCATGTGATGGGAGTGAAGGGGGACTGGTGTGAGAAAGGCATGGAGGTAGGAACTCTTGCTGTGACAGTGAGGAGACTAGTCTGTTTAGAGTGGAAAGTGTGACTGGAAGTAAATAAATTTGGAAAGTTGGCTGAAGCCAGTTTGTGGAGAACTGTTGGAATATTACCTCACCGAACACTGAGAGCCAGTGAATAATTTTGACTAGAAAGAATAATTGGAATTCATATAGAAGTCCCTGTCTCACCTACTGTGCAGTGTCCATGAGAGTATGGCAGAAATGGAGCCTTTCACACCCTGGTGGTAGGAATTCGCTTACACTGGCACAAGGTTTGCAGAGGGCCATTTGGTAATACATATCATTAGCCTTAAAATATGTAATCCCTTTGTCCTAAGGAAATAGTTGAATCATTGGCCAAAGATTGTATGTACAAGGCTGTTTATCCCAGCACTGTGTGAAATAGTAAAAATTGAAAGCAAGTTAAACAATGTAGCACACTGGACTGGTTACATAAGTTAAGGAATATTCACATGGTGTAAGATAAATATGTCAATTGCAGTCCATATTGTCAGGGAATGATATTCATCATGCACTGTTAAGTGAGAAAGGTAGGTTAGATAGGAGTCTTCTTAGTATGATTCAGTTTTTCTGAGAATATAAGATATTTAAGTAGACACTAAAAACTCTGGAATTACAGACATCCAAATAGTAACAGTGATTGTCTTTGGGTGGAAGGATAGtataatttttacctttttactttttattcatcTATATGTTCTTATTAACCTAAAACAAATACTGATTTTTCAGaagtttttgaaaaaggaaagtgttGGGAATGGAGCAGGTGATTGATTGGAGCACGAACTGAGTAGAAAAAGTATTTACATTAAACATAAGATGGGTTGAAGTTTTCTCTCTGAAATAATAGATGAGTGCTAAAGATGGGGCTCGctgaaagaattaaatgaagtaatatatGTGAAATACTTAGAATTTTCTGGCACATAGCaattaattaagaaaattgaGCACACTTAGTTCCTTAGAATTCAGTGTCGATAGTTGTTCTGGTTGACCTTTGTGTTGCTGGGGGCATTCTGCCATGTGTCAGcatcatttaataaataataacaacaataaaagttAGCATTTATTAAGTGACTACTGTGTAGAGTGATGTCATTCCTGCAAGGCAACTGTTAACAATAGTTTCTCAAAGAAATAGgcttttctttttactgtgtaCTCGAGATGTTTTAGCAGACATGATCTCACCTGCCCTTACAATGTATTGTTGGTCAGTTTGGGGGTGTTATCCTACTTTATACATGAGGCCAGGAAAGGGTAAAATCTCTGTTCAGTTATGATCTGGTTTTAGCCCCAGGCTTCCATATACTTACTCAAATGTTGCCTACAATAGACAAAAGGACCAAGGACTGATCAGCTTGAAGTTGTTGGGTATGATGACTCTATTGAATCATGCTGGGGCTCCTTTGACATCAGTTTTAAGGGTGGAATGAGGGtaaaggaattaaaattttttcttgctcTATTATTAGGTAGAAAACAGGATTTGGGAGGGAAAGccttatccatttaaaataaactaaCTTTGAGATACCTGTGTGACATCTAGATGGATATACCCTAATGTCATTTGAGTCTATTGATGTGGTGCTCAGAAAAGACCAGGCTGCAGATATAGATTTGGGGGCCACCAGAGAAGAAATGATAACTAAGGACATGGGAGCGGATGTGATCCCCAGAGAGAAGGTGCAGAATGTAAGAGTAGAAAGCAGCATAAagaactggagaagggattgTGGCAGCTGGGGAAAGAAGCATCAAATTCCAACTGTGGATACCCTTCCAGACACTATCTCAGTATACCTATATAGTCTACATCAAATTGGATGATACTGTAGATGAACTTTCAGAACCTGATTTaaattttgtctacttttcttctaaaatgtaCTCATTGGAGATACTTGAGAAAATAGAGGCAATAAGAACAAACTTGTTCCCTCACCCAGATCTGTATCGTGAACATCTAAAAGAATTCTGATCAAGCCACATTGAACTGGGGTGCTGAGTGACTTTTTGACCTGGGGTGGCAATGAAGTGAACTTGGGCAATAAAAAGCCACCCTGCAGCAGGGGTGCAGGCCTGACCAGTGTCCATCTGCTGCGCAGGTCTCttttctcatcctctcctcccttcccattctccttccctttccctctttcACACTTCTCTCTGATTTCCTCCTCTGAGAGACCATTGACAATAGTCTCTTTGTGCTTCTGTGTCTTTTGGGGGTGATCGTTTCATTTCCATGACACCAGGTCATGCACCAATAGGCATTTGATGCAGAATGATAATTGTCGTTGCTGTGGTAACAAGATGACCCTGGGTACGTATGGCTGGATGCCAAGACTTTTCGGACGGTTGTTTACAGAGACTGAGAAAGCACCGGTCTTAGTGTGGAACAGCCCTATGTGCATTGCATGAATCTTGATGTCCCATGCCTGGTATTATTTGGAACTGAATCACCCGGACTTTGGGAAGTGCTGTGTGAGACAGATGTATGACTGCCTGGTCCAGGGAAGACACAGGGCCGGCCCAGCCACACTCTGATGTCCTGATGCTTTCACATCCGAGGTTGCCACTCAAACATTTTGGGAAGGGCACCCTACTAGTATAGTAGCCGTGATTGTGGCAGGTCATGGGGGCAAGGGGGAGCCAATGACCTTTCTTTAGAAAGCATGGCAGTTTCTTGGAAACTGAGGAAATTAGAAACTCAAGGATATTctgctattttgtttttatctacTGATTTTAGGAATTTAAGTGGGTCTATTCCCGGCAAATGTGTTCAAAGGTGATTTTACAAAGATGGAGTATAGTTCTGTTATAAATTGTCACCCAAAGCATAATATTTAAGGCTCAGGAAactggttttctatttttaaattcatattttacttGCCTTATTTCAAAAGAGATTCTAAGTGTAGATTTAGCAAATTGATATGGTTCAGGGAAATTTTGTGTTTATGCCTCTGTTTGGTTAATTTCTCTGCTCTATTCCCTTGAGAGTGGTTTTTTGAAGAATGATTATGACTATTTTCAATGCTAACATTTTACATTCCTTCTTCATCATATCCCAGACTGaagattttttccctttatttctctgTTCAAACTGTGGCTCTTCTTGCCTTTAAACCAGAACTATCACGCTGCCATCTCCGGGTACAGAAGACTAGGATATTGACCCCTGAGGTGAGGTATCAAGCAGGA encodes the following:
- the ARMCX3 gene encoding armadillo repeat-containing X-linked protein 3, with the translated sequence MGYARKVGWVTAGLVIGAGACYCIYRLTRGRKQNKEKMAEGGSGDVDDVGDCPGARYNDWSDDDDDNSENKGIVWYPPWARIGTEAGTRARARARARATRARRAVQKRASPNSDDTILSPQELQKVLCLVEMSEKPYILEAALIALGNNAAYAFNRDIIRDLGGLPIVAKILNTRDPIVKEKALIVLNNLSVNAENQRRLKIYMNQVCDDTITSRLNSSVQLAGLRLLTNMTVTNEYQHMLANSISDFFRLFSAGNEETKFQVLKLLLNLAENPAMTRELLRAQVPSSLGSLFNKKENKEVILKLLVIFENINDNFKWEENESTQNQFSEGSLFSFLKEFQVCADKILGLESHHDILVKVKVGKFVAKLAENMFPKSQE